The following are encoded together in the Pseudomonas maumuensis genome:
- a CDS encoding ATP-grasp domain-containing protein produces MQLIVFCPPKIILQHDAASWAAALGEGGLLLSCSSRAREITTHLGEQVAYRLFDNFNDNALVEVDVHELARELTAPLCVALAEIDVLRVARINDRLGVSTGAEGRAMFYRDKFFMKQRTHDRGLKIAEMAPLPHATEALRFSEAHGFPVVVKPRDGRGSNGVEVLRDLAQLRTWLARQPSTTFHNLMIERFVRGSHYIVNGLYIDGKPILVSPVRVMTSALDFLGGKSHDLHMLDAGNPMRDRLVRYARTLVEDVLPSEPTMLFHLELFVDQQDEIVLCEIASRLGGVFFNQEITHAWGLDPRMAFLRALRDPDYRPAAMSEPRQMVGHISIPPRVGLLRDVPTECALDDVLEHRISASRMTTYRSMEFTNSEIFNAIVAGRDERELQLRLAEVERWFHDSCDWAGIEAATPA; encoded by the coding sequence ATGCAGCTCATCGTTTTCTGCCCGCCGAAGATCATTCTCCAGCACGACGCAGCCAGCTGGGCCGCCGCGCTGGGCGAGGGAGGGTTGCTGCTGAGCTGCAGCTCCCGGGCCCGGGAAATCACCACGCACCTCGGCGAGCAGGTGGCATACCGGCTGTTCGACAACTTCAACGACAATGCCCTGGTCGAAGTGGATGTGCATGAGCTGGCCCGCGAATTGACGGCGCCGTTGTGCGTGGCCCTGGCCGAGATCGATGTGCTGCGGGTCGCACGGATCAACGACCGCCTCGGTGTCAGCACGGGGGCAGAGGGGCGGGCGATGTTCTACCGCGACAAGTTCTTCATGAAACAGCGTACCCACGACCGTGGCCTGAAGATCGCCGAGATGGCACCGCTGCCCCATGCCACCGAAGCCCTGCGTTTCAGCGAGGCGCACGGTTTTCCGGTGGTGGTCAAGCCGCGCGACGGACGTGGCTCCAACGGTGTGGAAGTTCTTCGCGACCTGGCCCAGTTGCGCACGTGGCTGGCCCGGCAACCATCGACCACCTTTCACAATCTGATGATCGAACGCTTCGTGCGCGGCAGTCATTACATCGTCAACGGCTTGTACATCGACGGCAAGCCGATCCTGGTGTCACCGGTGCGGGTGATGACCTCGGCGCTGGATTTTCTCGGCGGCAAGTCCCACGACCTGCACATGCTCGATGCCGGCAACCCGATGCGCGATCGTCTGGTGCGCTATGCGCGGACGCTGGTCGAGGATGTGCTGCCCTCCGAGCCGACCATGCTTTTCCACCTGGAATTGTTTGTCGACCAGCAGGACGAGATCGTCCTGTGCGAGATCGCCTCGCGTCTGGGCGGGGTGTTCTTCAATCAGGAGATCACCCATGCCTGGGGCCTCGACCCGCGCATGGCATTCCTGCGGGCGCTGCGCGACCCGGACTATCGTCCGGCGGCGATGAGCGAGCCGCGACAGATGGTCGGGCATATCAGTATTCCGCCACGGGTAGGCCTGCTGCGCGACGTGCCGACCGAGTGCGCGCTCGACGACGTGCTGGAGCACCGCATCTCGGCAAGCCGGATGACCACCTACCGTTCGATGGAGTTCACCAACTCGGAAATCTTCAACGCCATCGTCGCGGGGCGTGACGAGCGCGAACTGCAACTGCGGCTCGCCGAGGTGGAGCGCTGGTTCCATGACAGCTGCGATTGGGCCGGCATCGAAGCCGCCACCCCGGCCTGA
- a CDS encoding acetaldehyde dehydrogenase (acetylating): protein MSLKTAIIGSGNIGCDILCKVLAHPDLDCTLVAGRSPHSAGLAFARERGVAITADGIDGLFARIGEFDLVFDATSAADHEHHAPRLIEAGKVIINLTPAALGQLCVPSLNGLELTGASNVNMITCGGQASIPLAAAIARANPGVRYIEVVSSISAESAGPATRRNLSNYITTTEQALRRFTGCEQVKAILNINPAKPNVYMQTAVSALIAQADLAATRREVERAVALVREAVPGYEVIVDLHYSEGRLFTMVRVEGAGDYLDPSAGNLDIITATATHMAALMARGRMAVRAA, encoded by the coding sequence ATGTCCCTGAAAACCGCCATCATCGGCAGCGGCAACATTGGCTGCGACATCCTGTGCAAGGTCCTGGCACACCCGGACCTGGACTGCACGCTGGTCGCCGGACGCTCCCCACACTCCGCGGGCCTTGCCTTCGCCCGTGAGCGCGGGGTCGCCATCACCGCCGACGGTATCGACGGTCTGTTCGCCCGAATCGGCGAGTTCGACCTGGTGTTCGACGCCACCTCGGCCGCCGACCATGAGCACCATGCGCCGCGCCTGATCGAGGCCGGCAAGGTGATCATCAACCTCACCCCGGCGGCCCTGGGCCAATTGTGCGTGCCTTCGCTCAACGGCCTGGAGCTGACCGGAGCGAGCAACGTCAACATGATCACTTGTGGTGGCCAGGCCTCGATCCCGTTGGCCGCCGCCATCGCCCGGGCCAACCCGGGGGTGCGCTACATCGAGGTGGTGTCGTCGATCAGCGCCGAAAGCGCGGGGCCGGCCACCCGACGCAACCTGAGCAACTACATCACCACCACCGAACAGGCGCTGCGACGTTTCACCGGCTGCGAGCAGGTCAAGGCGATCCTCAACATCAACCCGGCCAAGCCCAATGTCTACATGCAGACGGCGGTGTCGGCTCTCATCGCCCAGGCCGACCTGGCCGCCACCCGCCGCGAGGTGGAGCGGGCCGTGGCGCTGGTACGCGAGGCCGTGCCCGGCTACGAGGTGATCGTCGACCTGCACTACAGCGAAGGTCGCCTGTTCACCATGGTGCGGGTCGAGGGGGCGGGCGACTACCTCGATCCGAGTGCCGGCAATCTCGACATCATCACCGCGACGGCCACCCATATGGCCGCGCTCATGGCGCGTGGCCGCATGGCCGTGCGCGCCGCCTGA
- the preA gene encoding NAD-dependent dihydropyrimidine dehydrogenase subunit PreA, with product MADLSIVFAGIKAPNPFWLASAPPTDKAYNVVRAFEAGWGGVVWKTLGEDPAAVNVSSRYSAHYGANRQVQGINNIELITDRSLEINLREITQVKKDWPDRALIVSLMVPCVEESWKFILPLVEATGADGIELNFGCPHGMPERGMGAAVGQVPEYVEMVTRWCKTHCTLPVIVKLTPNITDIRQSARAAHRGGADAVSLINTINSITSVDLDRMVAHPIVGDQSTHGGYCGSAVKPIALNMVAEIARDPETHGLPICGIGGIGTWRDAAEFIALGSGAVQVCTAAMLHGFRIVEDMQDGLARWMDQHGHRSLEAFRGQAVGHTTDWKYLDINYKSVAQIDQDACIGCGRCHIACEDTSHQAIASALKADGTHAYSVIEAECVGCNLCQITCPVEGCIEMVAQDTGKPYMNWTQDPRNPYREAG from the coding sequence ATGGCCGACCTGTCCATCGTATTCGCCGGCATCAAGGCACCCAATCCATTCTGGTTGGCCTCCGCGCCCCCTACCGACAAGGCCTACAACGTGGTCCGCGCCTTCGAGGCAGGCTGGGGCGGCGTAGTGTGGAAGACCCTCGGCGAGGACCCGGCGGCGGTCAACGTGTCGTCGCGCTACTCGGCGCACTACGGCGCCAACCGCCAGGTGCAGGGCATCAACAACATCGAGCTGATCACCGACCGTTCGCTGGAGATCAACCTGCGCGAGATCACCCAGGTGAAGAAGGACTGGCCCGACCGGGCGCTGATCGTGTCGCTGATGGTGCCCTGCGTCGAGGAGTCGTGGAAGTTCATCCTGCCGTTGGTGGAGGCCACTGGCGCCGACGGCATCGAGCTCAACTTCGGCTGCCCCCACGGCATGCCCGAGCGCGGCATGGGCGCCGCCGTCGGCCAGGTGCCCGAGTATGTGGAAATGGTCACCCGCTGGTGCAAGACCCATTGCACCCTGCCGGTGATCGTCAAGCTCACCCCCAATATCACCGACATCCGCCAGTCGGCGCGGGCCGCCCACCGCGGTGGGGCGGACGCGGTGTCGCTGATCAACACGATCAACTCGATCACCAGCGTCGACCTCGACCGCATGGTCGCCCACCCGATCGTCGGCGACCAGAGCACCCATGGCGGCTACTGCGGGTCGGCGGTCAAGCCGATCGCCCTGAACATGGTCGCCGAGATCGCCCGCGACCCCGAGACCCATGGTCTGCCGATCTGCGGCATAGGCGGTATCGGCACCTGGCGTGACGCCGCCGAGTTCATCGCCCTGGGCAGCGGCGCGGTGCAGGTGTGCACTGCAGCGATGCTGCATGGATTTCGCATCGTCGAAGACATGCAGGATGGCCTGGCGCGCTGGATGGACCAGCATGGCCACCGCAGCCTCGAGGCGTTCCGTGGCCAGGCCGTGGGGCACACCACCGACTGGAAGTACCTGGATATCAACTACAAGTCGGTGGCGCAGATCGACCAGGACGCCTGCATCGGCTGCGGGCGTTGCCACATCGCCTGCGAGGACACCTCGCACCAGGCCATCGCCAGCGCCCTGAAGGCCGACGGCACCCACGCCTACAGTGTGATCGAGGCCGAGTGCGTGGGCTGCAACCTGTGCCAGATCACCTGCCCGGTGGAGGGTTGCATCGAGATGGTGGCGCAGGACACTGGCAAGCCGTACATGAACTGGACGCAGGATCCGCGCAATCCCTATCGCGAGGCGGGTTGA
- a CDS encoding LysR family transcriptional regulator, whose amino-acid sequence MMDLRRLSCFLLVSEELHFGRAAARLHMAQPPLTRQISALESELGFRLFDRSTRNVKLTAEGRQFLPYARSVLEQVDLTTAISAKLAAGAAGHLALGHASSIALSEVFSHSIQAFCSANPDVQLTAEEGASSTLLPQLVEGRLDIAMSRLPPPDDDARVQVLSLGSEPLVAAVASANPLARRQQVSLAELSAYPLITFPSDYGSGLYEILDPLYRRHGVRPRLGPAGRQITSIIALVAAGRGVAVVPHCTRNLGRHDVTYLPLAEPEACAPLLVLTRRHDRSPLVQAFLEMIGQTPHAGLYG is encoded by the coding sequence ATGATGGACCTACGTCGCCTAAGCTGTTTTCTGCTGGTCAGCGAGGAATTGCACTTTGGTCGGGCCGCGGCGCGGCTGCACATGGCTCAGCCGCCATTGACCCGGCAGATATCGGCGTTGGAAAGCGAATTGGGCTTTCGCCTGTTCGATCGCAGCACACGCAATGTCAAGCTCACCGCCGAGGGGCGGCAATTTCTGCCATATGCCCGCTCGGTACTGGAGCAGGTCGACCTGACCACCGCCATCAGCGCCAAGCTGGCAGCCGGAGCTGCCGGACACTTGGCGCTGGGGCATGCCAGCTCGATCGCCCTGTCGGAAGTATTCAGCCACTCCATCCAGGCATTCTGCTCGGCCAATCCGGATGTGCAGCTGACTGCGGAGGAAGGCGCCTCAAGCACCCTGTTGCCACAACTCGTCGAGGGCCGCCTGGACATCGCCATGAGCCGCCTGCCGCCCCCCGACGACGATGCGCGGGTACAGGTGTTGAGCTTGGGCAGCGAGCCGCTAGTGGCAGCCGTGGCCAGCGCCAATCCCCTCGCCCGCCGGCAACAGGTGAGCCTGGCCGAGCTGAGTGCCTACCCGCTGATCACCTTCCCCAGCGACTACGGCTCGGGTCTGTACGAGATCCTGGACCCACTCTACCGCCGGCATGGCGTGCGGCCCCGCCTGGGGCCTGCCGGAAGGCAGATCACCTCGATCATCGCCCTGGTGGCCGCGGGCCGCGGCGTCGCGGTGGTACCGCACTGCACGCGGAACCTGGGCAGGCATGACGTTACCTACCTGCCCCTGGCCGAACCCGAGGCCTGCGCGCCGTTGCTGGTGCTGACCCGCCGGCATGATCGCAGCCCGCTGGTGCAGGCGTTCCTCGAGATGATCGGGCAGACCCCGCACGCCGGCCTGTACGGCTAG
- a CDS encoding AbrB family transcriptional regulator: MKPLIESLVPIPVAAFGAWIGFLSGLPLGELIGAICAVTALSKWGVRMRMPFPFVATVQLLLGISVGSTVTASMMHELTDFSILLGLLVCMTTQILVGYNWLRRMEKWGHIESLLSAIPGAMAAVMTVSGEQGPASGRIAFVHIVRLLALLLVVTLIAGGHGDSAAPATGTLGDYLRIVPVALVAVAAGYLLERFDVPAPYMLTGLVCAAAVNIGMPSVNLHVPDPVAMVALILLGGLIGIRLRDITLGDVLRYVRAGLVVTTLTFCTTVLVAALAAQLTGKPFLALFMSWVPGGVEVMTAAALLLKLDPAFVMLNHVVRMSIIHISPAFLPKRLLQPEPVTDTPRN, encoded by the coding sequence ATGAAACCCTTGATAGAAAGCCTTGTTCCCATTCCCGTAGCGGCCTTCGGCGCCTGGATCGGATTTCTCAGTGGCCTGCCGCTGGGCGAGCTGATCGGCGCCATTTGTGCGGTCACCGCCTTGAGCAAGTGGGGCGTGCGCATGCGCATGCCGTTCCCGTTCGTGGCCACCGTGCAATTGCTGCTGGGCATCAGTGTCGGCTCCACGGTCACTGCTTCGATGATGCACGAGCTCACTGACTTCAGCATTCTGCTCGGGCTGCTGGTGTGCATGACCACACAGATCCTGGTGGGCTACAACTGGCTGCGCCGCATGGAGAAGTGGGGCCATATCGAAAGCCTGCTCAGTGCCATTCCCGGTGCCATGGCGGCGGTAATGACGGTGTCGGGGGAGCAGGGGCCGGCCTCAGGACGCATCGCCTTCGTGCATATCGTCCGGCTGTTGGCGCTGTTGCTGGTGGTGACGCTGATCGCAGGCGGGCATGGCGACAGTGCGGCGCCGGCCACCGGCACCCTGGGCGACTACCTGCGGATCGTCCCGGTGGCGCTGGTCGCGGTTGCCGCCGGCTATCTGCTGGAGCGCTTCGATGTGCCCGCGCCGTACATGCTTACCGGCTTGGTCTGTGCGGCCGCGGTCAACATCGGCATGCCTTCGGTCAACCTGCATGTGCCCGACCCGGTGGCGATGGTGGCGTTGATCCTGCTGGGCGGCTTGATCGGCATCCGCTTGCGCGACATCACCCTGGGCGACGTACTGCGATACGTGCGTGCAGGCCTGGTGGTGACCACGCTGACCTTCTGCACCACCGTGCTGGTAGCCGCGCTCGCCGCCCAACTCACCGGCAAACCCTTCCTGGCGCTGTTCATGTCCTGGGTGCCGGGCGGGGTCGAGGTCATGACTGCGGCAGCCCTGTTGCTCAAACTCGATCCGGCCTTCGTCATGCTCAACCACGTGGTGCGCATGTCGATCATTCATATCTCCCCGGCATTCCTGCCCAAGCGGCTGCTCCAGCCCGAACCGGTTACCGACACACCGCGCAACTGA
- the dmpG gene encoding 4-hydroxy-2-oxovalerate aldolase: protein MTAAIAIHDPTLRDGNHAVSHSLSLEDIAAYCRAVDGCGLSVVEVGHGNGLGASSLQLGLARHADTEMLETARANLSRTRLGIHMIPGFARLGDIDTALRIGVEVLRIASHCTEASVTESYIEHARANGAYVHGVLMMCHMASPERLLEEATKQQGYGANAIVLMDSAGHLDPDSTRERIALLSNELSIPLGFHGHNNLGLAIANSLAAVQAGATIVDGCMRGFGAGAGNTQLETLCAVLERYRFGTGVDIFALCRAIEQLESIAPVSTATVVKTANLISGLYGVCSGFEKHVARAASEFGVEPRRIYEALAQCNAVAGQEDLIISVASRLSQPSVA, encoded by the coding sequence ATGACCGCTGCAATCGCCATTCATGATCCGACCCTGCGCGACGGCAACCATGCCGTCTCCCATTCGTTGAGCCTGGAGGACATCGCCGCCTATTGCCGTGCAGTCGACGGCTGCGGCCTGAGCGTGGTCGAGGTGGGCCACGGTAACGGCCTGGGGGCATCCTCCCTGCAACTGGGCCTGGCCCGCCACGCCGACACCGAGATGCTCGAGACCGCACGCGCCAACCTCAGCCGCACGCGCCTGGGCATCCACATGATTCCAGGCTTCGCCAGGCTCGGCGATATCGATACCGCGCTGCGGATCGGTGTCGAGGTGTTGCGTATCGCCTCCCATTGCACCGAGGCGAGCGTGACCGAAAGCTATATCGAGCATGCCCGTGCCAATGGCGCCTATGTGCATGGCGTACTGATGATGTGCCACATGGCCAGCCCCGAGCGCTTGCTCGAGGAGGCGACGAAACAACAGGGCTATGGTGCCAACGCCATCGTGCTGATGGATTCGGCGGGGCACCTCGATCCGGACAGCACCCGTGAGCGCATTGCCTTGCTCAGCAACGAGCTGTCGATTCCGCTGGGCTTCCATGGCCACAACAACCTGGGCCTGGCCATCGCCAACTCGCTGGCCGCGGTCCAGGCCGGGGCGACCATCGTCGACGGTTGCATGCGTGGCTTCGGCGCCGGTGCCGGCAACACCCAACTGGAGACCCTGTGCGCTGTGCTTGAACGCTACCGCTTCGGCACCGGCGTGGACATCTTCGCCTTGTGTCGCGCCATCGAGCAGTTGGAGAGCATCGCCCCGGTCAGCACCGCCACGGTCGTCAAGACCGCCAACCTGATCAGCGGCCTGTACGGTGTGTGCAGCGGGTTCGAGAAACATGTCGCGCGCGCCGCCAGTGAGTTCGGCGTCGAACCGCGGCGAATCTATGAAGCCCTGGCCCAGTGCAATGCCGTAGCCGGCCAGGAAGACCTGATCATCTCGGTGGCCAGCCGCCTTTCGCAACCTTCCGTTGCCTGA